Proteins encoded by one window of Aphidius gifuensis isolate YNYX2018 linkage group LG2, ASM1490517v1, whole genome shotgun sequence:
- the LOC122849823 gene encoding talin-2 isoform X2, giving the protein MATLSLRISIPEKNATKMMQFDPQTSVYDACKIIREKLAEASNMGQPHDYGIFLSDDDAKKGVWLEPGRSLDYYILRNGDLLEYRRKLRTLRVKMLDGTLKTLLVDDSQPVANLMVVICTKIGITNHDEYSLVREYIDEDNENQKPGNFGTLTLKRKKDEKGERDAKMDQLRKKLKTDDEVNWIDPSKTLREQGIDETETVLLRRKYFFSDQNIDSRDPVQLSLLYVQARDAIVDGTHPVTQEKACIFAGIQCQIQFGDYKEDKHKSGFLDLKEFLPQSYSKVKGIEKKVFAEHKKHTGLSELDAKVVYTKTARSLSTYGVTFFLVKEKMMGKNKLAPRLLGVTKDSVLRLDERTKEILKTWPLTTVRRWGASPNTFTLDFGDYSDQYYCVQTTEAEQILQLISGYIDIILKKQKAKDHFGIEGEEGSTMVEDSVSPLKATIMQHETSNVGRGSVETMSLAIPAVMRAGGDGARPYGHGHMGSAQYTTISGQVNIAHAAPMIQQTKVTSVLSEPQRALVSTITSGHEIIAFAETELTTKAQLPELGNDPASMKWIAQTMVTHKKNIGTQIAEMNAATAQVVTLTSGSIEEVDHTAIGDAISTIASNLPEMTKGVRMIAALLEDDKSGEKLLDAARKLCTAFTDLLKATEPETKEPRQNLLNAASRVGEASHQVLTTIGEENDSNRDLQDMLLALAKAVANTTAALVLKARNIAATCDDSQTQNRVISAATQCALATSQLVACAKVVAPTLQSPACQTQLMHAVREVTKAVENLVSVCNDTCNDDNLIHELSSAAADVSRTLNDLLNHIRTATKINHEKAKEIYHEGAVETIIYATDKLCSSNGDTGEMVRQARIVGQATAQLIQNIKGEAEKQTDTEQQRKLLAAAKILADATAKMVEAARQCASSPNDINMQRQLKNAAEELRNATNTATTPSLLNKLIIKNDDGIVDKTQFIRAAQAIHTGCENLSNSNSTKQQILEAATMIAKHTSALCNACRLASSKTNDPVSKRHYVQSAKDVANSTANLVKEIKTLDKDYSNLNKDKCDKAIEPLLYAVDNLCEFAGCNDYIKTTTTSTIATAQLTQVEEIISGPEKAIIDGAYSMVQTARNLQASPKDEPTWQLLAQHSKSVSDSIKSLVASIRDDKILPGQEECDSAIEKLLIKIRELDSAKLSAVSQNLLQKKENTQEEFIEQMEYCANELRDKLEPLRVSSKYEADNIGNCVQQIMNNFEPLVANSIGAASNMLNSKQQIILLDQTKTIGESILQLIYITKETGGNSDAIPLHAEIDEMIDSSKDTIRELEGTLEVISTSQGVVSGLIDTISRAMVRLDETRISIDSVDSYVDYQTRMVEAAKEIARLAQEMSTKSSTDAARLGPLAVDISHKYTQLARDTAGASAAASNADVSQRLRNSVQDLGKSCADIVRASGICQLSPINYDNQRGVSEYGKIVNEKVSQVLAALQAGSRGTQACINAASTVSGIIGDLDTTIMFATAGTLHAENEGDTFADHRENILKTAKALVEDTKTLVAGAASSQEQLAVAAQNAVTTIVQLSDVVKYGAASLGSQNSEAQVMLINAVKDVASALGDLIHATKAASGKPINDPSMAHLKDSAKVMVTNVTSLLKTVKAVEDEHTRGTRALESTIEAIGQEIRSLNSQDYHRTNVTPEDLVRCTKSITTSTAKAVAAGNSCKQDDIIAAANMGRKSISDMLSICKSAAYNCAETSELRDRTLQAGHDVAMTYRELLQSILQISSRSSDVKHTLPQISRKIAQSVTELVAVAELLKGSDWIDPDDPTVIAENELLGAAASIDAAAKKLASLRPRRNVEETSEDMNFDEMILEAAKSIAAATSALIKAASAAQRELITTGKVSREPVTSSDDGQWSEGLISAARLVAAATHSLVESANALVQGVSSEEKLISSAKQVASSTAQLLVACKVKADPDSDSTKRLLLAGNSVKRATDNLVKAAQQAIKNEEERSLVLNKRMVGGIAQEINARSEVLRIEKELEEARGRLTAIRQAKYKNRNDSSDTENDNEQINYDNKNDTIKSPIHLMNNTLEQLKPTTQQISHIANDRDKLVSPEKVYSTQSTLERKMKNDHVTFNKTNINDNNNSYGSLGTSKYNNDYKYQIDTSPTPYTVTDRIFTTENSPAQYSSIERKINQEFDTTEYKNSNYDNKKYNNDIIEGPFAPLSSQIAKSIIPKSPNRKTFDTHEQSSFNKFTSEINHSNIDNRSYEQRTFGIDHTDETDSSKYYQTNDKYQSPMSTFKSDRSLINDQRSPITQNQSYKNIENNTIPGGHSESITTRIYTSTPGKTMSSSNFEKTEHQEFTSTGNDMKTFKSLTDNNNIGKNLNELIKKESVTQKITEQKTITTKVSKHLESHTKTFRYEGK; this is encoded by the exons ATGGCAACACTTTCATTACGTATCTCCATACCGGAGAAAAATGCAACCAAAATGATGCAATTTGATCCACAAACATCGGTTTATGATGCATGTAAAATTATCAGGGAAAAACTTGCCGAGGCCAGCAACATGGGACAAC CACATGATTATGGTATATTTTTGTCCGATGATGACGCAAAAAAGGGAGTTTGGCTGGAACCAGGCAGAAGTTTAGATTACTACATACTTCGTAATGGTGATTTATTGGAGTATCGTCGTAAACTACGTACCCTTAGAGTCAAAATGTTGGATGGAacattaaaaactttattagTTGATGATAGTCAACCAGTTGCTAATCTCATGGTTGttatttgtacaaaaattgGTATTACAAATCATGATGAATATTCACTTGTACGTGaatatattgatgaagataatgaaaatcaaaaacCTGGTAATTTTGGTACGTTAAcattaaaacgtaaaaaagatgaaaaaggTGAAAGAGATGCTAAAATGGATCagttaagaaaaaaacttaaaacaGATGATGAAGTTAATTGGATTGATCCAAGTAAAACATTAAGAGAACAAGGAATTGATGAGACTGAAACAGTTTTATTACgtcgtaaatattttttttctgatcaaAATATTGATAGTCGTGATCCAGTacaattgtcattattatatgTACAAGCACGTGATGCAATTGTTGATGGTACACATCCAGTAACACAAGAAAAAGCATGTATATTTGCTGGTATACAATGTCAAATACAATTTGGTGATTATAAAGAAGATAAACATAAATCTggttttttagatttaaaagaatttttaccACAATCATATTCAAAAGTTaaaggaattgaaaaaaaagtatttgctGAACATAAAAAACATACTGGTTTATCAGAACTTGATGCTAAAGTTGTTTATACTAAAACAGCAAGATCATTAAGTACATATGgtgttacattttttttagttaaagaaaaaatgatgggtaaaaataaattagcacCACGTTTATTAGGTGTTACTAAAGATTCTGTATTAAGATTAGATGAAAGAactaaagaaatattaaaaacatggCCATTAACAACTGTTAGACGTTGGGGTGCATCACCAAATACATTTACACTTGATTTTGGTGATTATTCTGATCAATATTATTGTGTACAAACAACTGAAGCTGaacaaatattacaattaatatctggttatattgatattatattaaaaaaacaaaaagctaAAGATCATTTTGGTATTGAAGGAGAGGAAGGATCAACAATGGTTGAAGACAGTGTATCACCACTCAA aGCAACAATCATGCAGCACGAGACGAGTAATGTTGGAAGAGGTAGTGTTGAAACTATGTCACTTGCAATACCAGCTGTTATGAGAGCCGGTGGTGATG gtgCAAGACCTTATGGACATGGACATATGGGAAGTGCTCAATACACAACAATCAGTGGACAAGTCAACATTGCTCATGCTGCACCAATG ATACAACAAACAAAAGTAACATCAGTTCTCAGTGAGCCTCAAAGAGCTCttgtatcaacaataacatcagGTCATGAGATAATAGCATTTGCGGAAACAGAGCTTACAACAAAAGCCCAATTACCCGAGTTAGGTAATGATCCAGCATCAATGAAATGGATTGCACAAACTATGGTTacccataaaaaaaatattggaacACAAATTGCTGAAATGAATGCAGCAACAGCACAAGTTGTTACATTAACATCTGGATCAATTGAAGAAGTTGATCATACAGCAATTGGTGATGCAATATCAACAATTGCATCAAATTTACCAGAAATGACAAAAGGTGTTAGAATGATTGCAGCACTTTTAGAAGATGATAAATCTGGTGAAAAACTTTTAGATGCAGCTCGTAAACTTTGTACTGCATTTACAGATTTATTAAAAGCAACTGAACCAGAAACAAAAGAg ccaagacaaaatttattgaatgcaGCATCTAGAGTTGGTGAAGCATCACATCAagtattaacaacaattggtGAAGAAAATGATTCAAATCGTGATCTTCAAGATATGCTATTGGCACTTGCAAAAGCTGTAGCAAATACAACAGCTGCACTTGTATTAAAAGCAAGAAATATTGCAGCAACATGTGATGATTCACAAACACAAAATCGTGTTATATCAGCAGCAACACAATGTGCATTAGCAACATCACAATTAGTTGCATGTGCAAAAGTTGTTGCACCAACATTACAATCACCAGCATGTCAAACACAATTAATGCATGCTGTACGTGAAGTTACAAAAGCTGTTGAAAATTTAGTATCAGTATGTAATGATACatgtaatgatgataatttaattcatgaaTTAAGTTCAGCAGCTGCTGATGTTAGTCGTacattaaatgatttattaaatcatataCGTAcagcaacaaaaataaatcatgaaaaaGCTAAAGAAATATATCATGAAGGTGCTGttgaaacaataatatatgcaACAGATAAATTATGTTCAAGTAATGGTGATACTGGTGAAATGGTTAGACAAGCTAGAATTGTTGGACAAGCAACAGCacaattaatacaaaatataaaaggtGAAGCTGAAAAACAAACAGATACTGAACAACAACGTAAATTATTAGCAGCAGCTAAAATACTTGCTGATGCAACAGCTAAAATGGTTGAAGCAGCACGTCAATGTGCAAGTTCACCAAATGACATTAATATGCaacgtcaattaaaaaatgctgCTGAAGAATTACGTAATGCAACAAATACAGCAACAAcaccatcattattaaataaattaataattaaaaatgatgatggtattgttgataaaacacAATTTATACGTGCAGCACAAGCAATACATACTGGttgtgaaaatttatcaaattcaaattcaacaaaacaacaaatattagAAGCAGCAACAATGATTGCAAAACATACAAGTGCATTATGTAATGCATGTCGTTTAGCATCAAGTAAAACAAATGATCCAGTATCAAAAAGGCATTATGTACAATCAGCAAAAGATGTTGCAAATTCAACAGCAAATCTtgttaaagaaattaaaacacttgataaagattattcaaatttaaataaagataaatgtGATAAAGCTATTGAACCATTATTATAtgctgttgataatttatgtgAATTTGCTGGTTGTAAtgattatattaaaacaacaacaacatcaacaatagcAACAGCACAATTAACACAAGTTGAAGAAATAATAAGTGGTCCAGAAAAAGCTATTATTGATGGTGCATATTCAATGGTACAAACTGCTAGAAATTTACAAGCAAGTCCAAAAGATGAACCAACATGGCAATTACTTGCTCAACATAGTAAAAGTGTTAGTGattcaattaaatcattagTTGCATCAATAcgtgatgataaaattttaccaGGACAAGAAGAATGTGATTcagcaattgaaaaattattaattaaaatacgtGAATTAGATTCAGCTAAATTATCAGCTGtatcacaaaatttattacaaaaaaaagaaaatacacaAGAAGAATTTATTGAACAAATGGAATATTGTGCAAATGAATTAAGAGATAAACTTGAGCCATTACGTGTATCATCAAAATATGAAGCTGATAATATTGGTAATTGTGTACaacaaataatgaataattttgagCCACTTGTTGCTAATTCAATTGGTGCTGCATCAAACATGTTAAAttcaaaacaacaaataattttacttgatcAAACTAAAACAATTGGTGAAtcaatattacaattaatatatattacaaaagaAACTGGTGGTAATTCAGATGCAATACCATTACATGCAGAAATTGATGAAATGATTGATAGTAGTAAAGATACAATACGTGAACTTGAAGGTACACTTGAAGTTATATCAACATCACAAGGTGTTGTTAGTGGTTTAATTGATACAATATCAAGAGCAATGGTTAGATTAGATGAAACAAgaatatcaattgattcagTTGATTCATATGTTGATTATCAAACAAGAATGGTTGAAGCAGCTAAAGAAATAGCACGTTTAGCACAAGAAATGTCAACAAAATCAAGTACAGATGCTGCAAGACTTGGTCCACTTGCTGTTGATATATCACATAAATATACACAACTTGCTAGAGATACTGCTGGTGCATCAGCAGCAGCATCAAATGCTGATGTATCACAACGTTTACGTAATAGTGTACAAGATCTTGGTAAATCATGTGCTGATATTGTACGTGCATCTGGTATTTGTCAATTATCACcaattaattatgataatcaaCGTGGTGTATCAGAATATGgaaaaattgttaatgaaaaagTATCACAAGTACTTGCTGCATTACAAGCTGGTTCAAGAGGTACACAAGCTTGTATTAATGCAGCAAGTACTGTATCTGGTATTATTGGTGATTTAGATACAACAATTATGTTTGCAACTGCTGGTACATTACATGCTGAAAATGAAGGTGATACATTTGCTGATCAtcgtgaaaatatattaaaaacagcTAAAGCACTTGTTGAAGATACTAAAACACTTGTTGCTGGTGCTGCATCATCACAAGAACAACTTGCTGTTGCTGCACAAAATGCTGTTACAACAATTGTACAATTATCTGATGTTGTTAAGTATGGTGCTGCTTCATTGGGTAGTCAAAATTCTGAAGCACAAGTTATGCTTATTAATGCTGTTAAAGATGTTGCATCAGCACTTGGTGATCTTATTCATGCAACTAAAGCTGCTAGTGGAAAACCAATTAATGATCCTAGTATGGCACATCTTAAAGATTCTGCAAAG GTAATGGTGACAAATGTAACATCACTATTAAAAACTGTAAAAGCTGTTGAAGATGAACATACACGTGGTACACGTGCCTTGGAATCAACAATTGAAGCAATTGGACAAGAAATACGTTCATTAAATAGCCAAGATTATCATCGTACAAATGTAACACCAGAAGATCTTGTTAGATGTACTAAAAGTATAACAACATCAACAGCAAAAGCAGTTGCTGCTGGTAATTCATGTAAACAAGATGATATTATTGCTGCAGCAAATATGGGAAGAAAATCAATAAGTGATATGTTATCAATATGTAAATCAGCAGCATATAATTGTGCTGAAACATCTGAATTACGTGATCGTACATTACAAGCTGGTCATGATGTTGCAATGACATATCGTGAATTATTACAATCAATATTACAAATATCATCAAGATCAAGTGATGTTAAACATACATTACCacaaatatcaagaaaaattgcACAAAGTGTTACTGAacttgttgctgttgctgaatTATTAAAAGGTAGTGATTGGATTGATCCAGATGATCCAACTGTTATTGCTGAAAATGAATTACTTGGTGCTGCTGCAAGTATTGATGCTGCTGCTAAAAAACTTGCTAGTTTGCGACCAAGAAGAAATGTTgag gAAACAAGTGAAGATATGAATTTTGATGAAATGATACTTGAAGCAGCAAAATCAATAGCAGCAGCAACATCAGCATTAATTAAAGCAGCAAGTGCAGCTCAACGTGAATTAATAACAACTGGTAAAGTATCACGTGAACCAGTAACATCATCTGATGATGGACAATGGTCAGAGGGTTTAATATCAGCAGCACGTTTAGTTGCTGCAGCAACTCATAGTTTAGTTGAATCAGCAAATGCACTTGTACAAGGTGTATCatctgaagaaaaattaatatcatcagcAAAACAAGTTGCAAGTTCAACAGCTCAATTACTTGTTGCATGTAAAGTTAAAGCTGATCCAGATAGTGATAGTACAAAACGTTTATTACTTGCTGGTAATTCAGTAAAACGTGCAACAGATAATCTTGTTAAAGCAGCACAACAAGctattaaaaatgaagaagaacGTTCATTAGTATTAAATAAACGTATGGTTGGTGGTATTGCACAAGAAATAAATGCACGTTCAGAAGTATTAAGAATTGAAAAAGAACTTGAAGAAGCACGTGGTAGATTAACAGCAATAAGACaagctaaatataaaaatcgtaATGATTCATCTGATactgaaaatgataatgaacaaattaattatgataataaaaatgatacaatTAAATCACCAAtacatttaatgaataatacaCTTGAACAATTAAAACCAACAACACAACAAATAAGTCATATTGCAAATGATCGTGATAAACTTGTTAGTCCAGAAAAAGTTTATTCAACACAATCAACACTTGAgcgtaaaatgaaaaatgatcatgttacatttaataaaacaaatattaatgataataataatagctatGGTAGTTTAGGaacatcaaaatataataatgattataaatatcaaattgataCATCACCAACACCATACACTGTTACTGATCGTATATTTACAACTGAAAATTCACCAGCACAATATAGCTCAATTGaacgtaaaataaatcaagaatTTGATACaacagaatataaaaattctaattatgataataaaaaatataacaatgatattattgaaggACCATTTGCTCCATTATCATCACAAATTGCTAAATCAATAATACCAAAATCACCAAATCGTAAAACATTTGATACACATGAACaatcatcatttaataaatttacaagtgaaattaatcattcaaatattgataatcgTAGTTATGAACAACGTACATTTGGTATTGATCATACTGATGAAACagattcatcaaaatattatcaaacaaatgataaatatcagAGTCCAATGAGTACATTTAAAAGTGATAgatcattaattaatgatcAACGTTCTCCAATAACACAAAAtcaaagttataaaaatattgaaaataatacaataccTGGTGGACATAGTGAATCAATAACAACAAGAATATATACATCAACACCTGGAAAAACAAtgtcatcatcaaattttgaaaaaacagAACATCAAGAATTTACATCAACTGGTAATGACATGAAaacatttaaaagtttaacagataataataatattggaaaaaatttaaatgaattaattaaaaaagaatcagtaacacaaaaaattactgaacaaaaaacaataacaacaaaagtATCAAAACATCTTGAATCACATACTAAAACATTCAGATACgaaggtaaataa